A DNA window from Pyrus communis chromosome 3, drPyrComm1.1, whole genome shotgun sequence contains the following coding sequences:
- the LOC137729168 gene encoding uncharacterized protein, which yields MAEEVHKVILNVYDLSQGLARQMSTAFLGKAIEGIWHTGLVVYGNEYYFGGGIQHAPAGSTPYGTPIKVVDLGVTHVPKDVFEMYLQEISPRYTAETYSLLTHNCNNFSNEVAQFLVGAAIPDYILQLPNEVMGSPMGALIMPMIQNLEATLRSGAAPQAPQFRPASMVRTTTSTSTAKPLSTSKKEIGDKSKSGAQQRTKSEEQGASGSVVKPPNGVVDPLGDARSKVQEEISAEFAAIMASGTLRASEAAALATRRVMQRYGHAGTTMSNG from the exons ATGGCAGAG GAGGTTCACAAGGTTATTTTGAATGTATACGACTTAAGCCAAGGATTAGCTAGGCAAATGTCCACGGCTTTCTTGGGGAAAGCCATCGAGGGCATATG GCACACGGGATTGGTGGTTTATGGTAATGAGTACTATTTTGGGGGAGGCATACAACATGCTCCTGCTGGGTCAACACCGTATGGGACACCAATTAAAGTGGTAGATTTGGGTGTCACACATGTGCCCAAGGATGTATTTGAGATGTATTTGCAGGAGATCAGTCCCCGGTATACTGCAGAAACCTATAGTTTGCTTACTCACAATTGCAACAACTTTAGCAATGAGGTTGCTCAGTTTTTGGTGGGTGCAGCCATTCCAGACTATATTTTGCAGCTTCCTAATGAAGTTATGGGCAGTCCAATGGGAGCTCTTATTA TGCCCATGATACAGAATCTGGAAGCAACATTGAGAAGTGGTGCAGCTCCTCAAGCTCCGCAGTTCAGGCCTGCTTCCATGGTGCGAACAACCACTAGCACTAGCACTGCAAAACCCTTGAGCACTTCCAAAAAAGAGATTGGTGACAAATCGAAATCTGGAGCGCAGCAGCGCACCAAGTCAGAGGAGCAGGGAGCATCAGGAAGTGTGGTTAAACCTCCCAACGGAGTTGTAGATCCTCTGGGGGATGCTCGAAGTAAGGTGCAAGAGGAGATCTCTGCTGAGTTTGCTGCAATAATGGCAAGTGGAACACTGCGGGCAAGCGAGGCTGCAGCGCTTGCAACAAGAAGAGTGATGCAGAGATATGGTCATGCAGGTACCACGATGTCAAATGGTTAA